One candidate division KSB1 bacterium genomic window, TGCAAAATCTTTCCTAAGTCCCAGTTTGGTGCCGCTCGTTCTATTCCTGGTTTCCGGCTTCATCGCTTTTTCAACCGGAACTTCGTGGGGAACTTTCGCAATTATGATCCCGATTGGCATTCCGATGATAGATTTAATGGGGGCGAATCTTTATGTGACAGTCGGAGCGATTTTAAGCGGCGGGATTTTTGGCGATCACTGTTCGCCGATTTCTGACACGACGATTATTTCTTCAATGGCGTCAGCGTCCGATCATATCGATCATGTCAGAACACAACTGCCCTATGCTTTGATCGCTGCGGGTGGGGCATTGATAATATATCTGATAATTGGGTTATTTTGAAGCTTTGCCTATAGATTTTCCGCCAACTGCGGCTTCGCCAATATTTAACAAATGATCTTTCATCCGGCGATAGGCGTTAGCAATATCCATATAAGTGGTACTGATCAGCGGCTGAATCGATTCTTTTGACAATCTCTTTAAATGGCGGTCTCTCAACTTCCTGATTTTGGCTGTAATCTCACGGCTACTCTTACGAATACCAGATAGAAATGTACCCTGGACTTTACGATTCAGGCCTCCACGCACTTTATCGCGATAGTCAGCGACTGATTCATGCAAATCCTTTAATTCCTTTTGCTGTTCATGCGACAACTCAATGTCTGAGTCTCGTAATCTTAAATAAAGCTTTAACACATTCGTAATGTAATCGCTAACGGACTCATACTCGTCTGCTAATCTCAGGTGAGATCTGGCCTCTTGAGCTAACTCATGACTGATCGGCTGCGAAAGAAGATTTGTAAGAAAAGTTGTAATTTCAATCTGAACCTGATCCAGCATTTCTTCACGATCAAAAACTTCCTCTTTCAGTTTTTCACTGTTTTTGCTATCCTGATTATCTGCGATTATCCCAAGCAAGTTATCCATCATCAATTTGATACTCTTGTCCATTCGCAGAATTTCAAAGCGTGATTGCTCAACGGCAGCTAAGGGTGAACTTCCTATCTGAAAATCTAGGTGAGTCAAAAATATTTTTTTTGTTTCTGGTTTATCTTTAACCAATTTCTCTAACAGCCCTGCAAAAAAATTTGTAAACGGAAGAAAAAGGACAACATTGGTAATATTAAAGCCGCTATGTACCAAAGCAATGGCACTTGTCATGTATGGAAAAGTTCCTGCCGCGGTCTGCATGTTTGGATCCCCGGGGAGAACAAATTTTGTTAAGAATGGCATATAAACAGGGTGAAAAATTGCGGTAATCCATGCCACCCCTAATACATTGAAGATGATATGAAAATAGGCCGTTCGTTTAGCGTTAGGGTTGTCAGCTCCCAGGGAAGCCAAATAAGCTGTGATTGTAGTACCAATATTTTCTCCAAGTACCAAAGCGGCCGCAGTGTGAAAGTCAATGACACCGGTATTAGCCAGCGCAATGGTGATCCCCAGGGTTGCTGAAGAAGACTGCACTATTATTGTTAACAAGCACCCTACCAAAGCTGCTTTGATTACACCGAAATAATTGGTTGCCTTGAAAGCGAGAAACATTGCTTCAAACTCAGGATGACCTCTAAGCGGTTTAAAGCCGTCTTTCATCAGTTCGAGTCCGAAAAAAATCATTCCGATTCCAAGTATCGCCAGAGCCAAATAGCGGGCTTTTTCTTTTTTTAGGAAAATCCAGCCAAAAGCGGCGACCCCAAGAATAGGGAGGCCATATTTGCCAATTTTTAATGCTAAGATCCAGCCCGTAATAGTTGTACCAATATTAGCGCCCATAATGACCCCAATAGCTCCGCTTAGCGCCATTAATTCACTGTTGACAAAGCCAATCACCATTACTGAAGTCACAGAACTCGATTGAACAAGAGTGGTCACAAACAGCCCGATTCCCACTGCAAGAAATCTATTTCCGGTTACCGCGTTGATCATTTTTCGTATTCTTGGACCGGCAATCACTTGCAGGCCCTCTTGCATGTATTTCATTCCCAGCAAAAATATTCCTAATCCGCCGACCAGGCCAAAAATCATTTTCAGGATCACTTCACTATCCATAATCTTTCAC contains:
- a CDS encoding Na/Pi cotransporter family protein, with product MDSEVILKMIFGLVGGLGIFLLGMKYMQEGLQVIAGPRIRKMINAVTGNRFLAVGIGLFVTTLVQSSSVTSVMVIGFVNSELMALSGAIGVIMGANIGTTITGWILALKIGKYGLPILGVAAFGWIFLKKEKARYLALAILGIGMIFFGLELMKDGFKPLRGHPEFEAMFLAFKATNYFGVIKAALVGCLLTIIVQSSSATLGITIALANTGVIDFHTAAALVLGENIGTTITAYLASLGADNPNAKRTAYFHIIFNVLGVAWITAIFHPVYMPFLTKFVLPGDPNMQTAAGTFPYMTSAIALVHSGFNITNVVLFLPFTNFFAGLLEKLVKDKPETKKIFLTHLDFQIGSSPLAAVEQSRFEILRMDKSIKLMMDNLLGIIADNQDSKNSEKLKEEVFDREEMLDQVQIEITTFLTNLLSQPISHELAQEARSHLRLADEYESVSDYITNVLKLYLRLRDSDIELSHEQQKELKDLHESVADYRDKVRGGLNRKVQGTFLSGIRKSSREITAKIRKLRDRHLKRLSKESIQPLISTTYMDIANAYRRMKDHLLNIGEAAVGGKSIGKASK